A genomic stretch from Oreochromis niloticus isolate F11D_XX linkage group LG11, O_niloticus_UMD_NMBU, whole genome shotgun sequence includes:
- the si:ch211-197h24.6 gene encoding uncharacterized protein si:ch211-197h24.6, which produces MEDQNSGNQPPPQSGPPNPKKNPKRRQLQHSADIVFSKGSSIHTVPSLNKILKGITDCVIGLQYVWEYRSPSKSVPPHYQCKLCAMASLQHDIVDHVKGWKHCYRYMKKTHPDKITHEEEDAVKDPAIRKSIKEAAAEVEKTEGRGQIKVILREPFDIPAFKGLRSAIPKAGPSPAPGMGQMGPPFGPRFSESRFPGEFHPDYPVDEFGESGFGGYSSREDFSDSGMDRGNFMDNMGRGSGGGRDSYRRSGLLDERPNKMYSDEYQGNRMGSSLMDRPMDRPGLMGAAPESSSLPHTLLTYLDTFRIENESDAQLVLKVTQKLTDVLMEYRLRSVSGGPNSLSMSSTNFSSSPPRMQSSSNRFSGGLSGPSRYNDGPPRYYK; this is translated from the exons ATGGAGGATCAAAATTCAGGAAACCAGCCTCCACCACAAAGTGGGCCCCCAAATCCAAAGAAGAATCCAAAG AGAAGGCAGCTGCAGCATTCTGCTGATATAG TGTTTTCCAAGGGATCTTCTATCCATACTGTTCCCTCGCTCAACAAAATCTTGAAGGGCATCACAGACTGTGTGATCG GCCTTCAGTATGTGTGGGAGTACCGCAGCCCCAGTAAATCTGTCCCCCCACACTACCAGTGCAAACTGTGTGCCATGGCCAGCTTGCAGCATGACATTGTTGACCATGTGAAAGGCTGGAAACACTGCTATAGATACATG AAAAAGACCCACCCTGACAAGATTACGCATGAGGAGGAAGATGCCGTGAAAGACCCTGCTATCAGAAAATCCATTAAAGAAGCTGCGGCGGAAGTTGAAAAGACTGAGGGGAGGGGACAAATCAAG GTGATCCTCAGGGAGCCCTTTGACATTCCTGCTTTTAAAGGACTAC GCTCTGCTATTCCTAAAGCCGGTCCTTCACCAGCTCCAGGAATGGGACAAATGGGGCCACCCTTTG GTCCCAGGTTCTCTGAATCAAGATTCCCAGGGGAGTTTCATCCTGATTATCCCGTAGATGAATTTGGGGAGTCCGGCTTTGGAGGCTACTCTTCCAGGGAAGACTTTTCTGACTCTGGTATGGATCGGGGAAATTTCATGGATAATATGGGTCGTGGTTCAGGCGGTGGAAGAGACAGCTACAGAAGGAGTGGACTGCTGGATGAACGTCCAAACAAAATGTATTCAGACGAGTACCAGGGCAACCGGATGGGTAGTAGCTTGATGGACAGACCAATGGACAGGCCAGGATTAATGGGGGCAGCTCCAGAATCTAGCAGCCTTCCCCATACTTTGCTCACATACCTG gaTACTTTCAGGATAGAGAATGAGAGCGATGCCCAGCTGGTGCTGAAGGTGACGCAGAAACTAACAGATGTGCTGATGGAGTATCGACTCAGGAGTGTATCAGGG GGGCCCAACAGCTTATCAATGAGTTCCACAAACTTCTCCTCTTCACCCCCTAGAATGCAAAGCAGTAGCAACCGATTCTCAGGTGGCCTCTCAG GTCCATCCCGGTACAATGACGGTCCACCCAGATATTACAAATAA
- the rbm12ba gene encoding RNA binding motif protein 12Ba — MTIILRLEGLDAKAGIEDIRAFFGSVRIPDGGVCIVGGRLQEAFIAFNTEREAQLAMRQTGNVLKGSKVTLHISKMEELEHRLETVLKEKKKASQHAVRLRPRAAVNRMCSNTRPRDNTAGLSPSSTYPVSPASSNLSVNAQNVHPSTADIQTSDAQSLDPSAAFLLGICTVLQGLQSTHQRDVIIADSPVAVGKEERTPEQTLNSQPGYVRLFGLPPSTTKDDICHFFKGLTVQEAIVNVRLGLNHGCLVKFATMQDACAALKFNQQSLGPFCVDVRGACEKIWNSALQECEDAVDVEEIRHQYPLKESVNHRQKSASVLRPKRKSVNRLLTNGPKKLKVDSESGTPAVEYIVMVSNLPKTMTKTEIKELFGCATIPHKNVQHLLDKEGNRTDTAFLIFNRTEDFDYAMNLTGCHVCSNTITVSSITKEAMREKMSKMHLKCLKYHLKPKDPRTQPNLKRKSGLVVPPEGSLGADMGLEAKTCLFIRNMPADVDKDQIKSLFSNYKIKKDNIVLLRDSEGSGIGEAVIQFKTKKLAALAQRLHGKDFLGTKVLLTCITMKQMEDILAK; from the coding sequence ATGACCATAATCCTGCGACTGGAAGGTCTGGATGCCAAGGCGGGTATTGAAGATATTCGGGCTTTCTTTGGCTCTGTTCGAATTCCTGATGGTGGAGTGTGCATTGTGGGAGGAAGGCTCCAAGAGGCCTTCATTGCATTCAACACAGAAAGAGAGGCCCAGCTGGCCATGCGGCAGACTGGGAATGTACTCAAAGGCTCTAAGGTGACTCTGCACATAAGCAAGATGGAAGAGCTGGAGCACAGATTAGAGACCGTTttaaaggagaagaagaaagccTCCCAGCATGCTGTTAGACTGCGACCACGTGCAGCTGTAAATCGCATGTGTTCAAATACGAGGCCTCGCGATAATACTGCAGGTCTTTCACCTTCTTCTACATACCCAGTTAGTCCTGCTAGTTCAAATCTATCTGTGAATGCACAGAATGTTCATCCCAGCACTGCAGATATACAGACTTCAGATGCACAATCTCTTGATCCCAGTGCAGCCTTTCTTCTTGGGATTTGTACTGTTCTTCAAGGTCTTCAGTCAACCCACCAACGAGATGTCATCATCGCAGACAGTCCTGTTGCTGTAGGGAAAGAGGAGAGGACACCAGAACAAACTCTAAACTCGCAGCCAGGCTACGTCAGGCTCTTTGGTCTGCCACCCTCAACCACAAAAGATGATATCTGCCATTTTTTCAAAGGCCTGACTGTACAGGAAGCCATAGTAAATGTGAGGTTGGGATTAAACCATGGCTGCCTTGTGAAGTTTGCTACAATGCAGGATGCATGTGCTGCTCTTAAGTTTAACCAGCAATCACTGGGCCCCTTCTGCGTGGATGTTCGTGGAGCATGTGAGAAGATATGGAATAGCGCGCTGCAGGAATGTGAAGATGCTGTTGATGTTGAGGAGATACGCCACCAGTACCCTCTTAAAGAAAGTGTAAACCACAGGCAAAAATCTGCTTCTGTACTGCGCCCCAAGAGGAAGTCCGTCAACCGGCTGCTAACTAATGGACCAAAAAAGCTAAAAGTCGACAGTGAGTCAGGAACTCCAGCTGTGGAGTACATTGTTATGGTAAGCAATCTGCCCAAAACAATGACCAAGACCGAAATAAAAGAGTTGTTTGGATGTGCAACCATTCCACACAAAAATGTACAGCATCTGCTCGACAAAGAAGGCAACAGAACAGACActgcttttctcatttttaatcgAACTGAAGATTTTGACTATGCAATGAATCTCACTGGCTGCCATGTATGCTCCAATACTATTACGGTCTCATCAATCACAAAGGAGGCAATGAGAGAAAAGATGAGCAAAATGCATCTTAAATGTCTCAAGTATCATCTAAAGCCCAAAGACCCAAGAACACAACCAAATCTAAAGAGAAAATCTGGCCTAGTTGTTCCCCCTGAGGGGTCACTGGGTGCGGACATGGGCCTGGAAGCTAAGACTTGCCTGTTTATAAGAAACATGCCGGCAGATGTGGATAAAGATCAAATCAAAAGCCTTTTCAGCaattacaaaataaagaagGACAACATTGTGTTACTTCGCGACAGTGAGGGAAGTGGCATCGGTGAGGCGGTGATTCAGTTTAAGACAAAGAAGCTTGCTGCGCTGGCTCAGAGGCTCCACGGGAAAGACTTTCTGGGAACGAAGGTGCTTCTGACCTGCATTACCATGAAGCAGATGGAGGACAtcttggcaaaataa